The following coding sequences are from one Pocillopora verrucosa isolate sample1 chromosome 5, ASM3666991v2, whole genome shotgun sequence window:
- the LOC131790903 gene encoding tyrosine-protein kinase transmembrane receptor Ror2 isoform X2 has translation MAQVRAIVVLTIFNTMMAHWGASGAKTFRVHHQKRNYTDADKACKTKNQSDHLAKIRNADDLQLAKNISNTTNGMKYWTSLHVWIGDWKWSDNNTAGIQLIDVVNNFNRTEAQSKEPRKLCCMVTHDTLLECTNCSEEHAFICEDFQESNFTQVDTNSSCVPAFPPVEPSARNASCIFYEYKDTFCKDIITSLYVYGNQSTLDYGEKETNTFGGYFKLFDISPECRPVMRNLHCRYHFPACDETLDEPKDRGLCRSSCLYLMQDVCKSEMKFLTGASKEAPVFDQKMINCSLYKPANGGDAPECYGWPDIPGDDTKTTDCYYGVGVGYRGNVNVTRSGRTCQSWKSQCPHRHWRIPKDVAKSKNDSNLCRNPDSSAPDGPWCYTTDPNVRWEYCNVSRCPPRELPPPPRRFTVENVQTRYFILTWNEPENASLYQIQNYAVERRTSRSENFILVKTVPYPDTQMILENLDPSTEYTIRLSSNNMYGRSEGVLVTQRTLPGKFIRKLMLQIVLPLSLASLFVVVVCIKYGPIRNSKRGKVYSENQTPLSTLCHWVEIPRTNVTLQEKLGEGAFGEVYKGVVRMGGQVRACAIKTVKENARERERKDLINELQIMVTVGDHPNVVSLIGACTKSGSILVIVRLAPNGCLLNQLKNRENPYEDDTERQVGFTRVDKVRIARDVACGMSHLASKKCVHRDLAARNVLLGDRNVAMVSDFGMSRDVYESGEYETLCRGMLPVRWMALESLEDLVYNTKTDVWSFGVLLWEIESRGKMPYTGLIAREIVEFLRKGKKLSKPEGCPNEIYDLMRSCWNLDPAERPSFAHLLTRLEEELTKNKADVQEDI, from the exons ATGGCTCAAGTTCGTGCCATTGTTGTTCTTACCATCTTCAACACTATGATGGCTCATTGGG GCGCTTCTGGCGCAAAAACATTCAGAGTTCACCACCAAAAACGGAATTATACAGACGCAGACAAAgcatgtaaaacaaaaaaccaaagtgACCATCTCGCAAAAATTAGAAACGCTGACGACCTTCAGTTGGCTAAGAATATATCAAATACCACTAACGGCATGAAATATTGGACGAGTCTCCATGTCTG GATTGGCGATTGGAAATGGAGTGATAACAATACGGCTGGTATACAACTTATAGACGTTGTGAACAATTTTAATCGTACAGAAGCACAGTCTAAGGAACCTAGGAAGTTATGCTGTATGGTAACCCATGATACTCTCCTGGAGTGCACTAACTGTAGTGAGGAGCACGCCTTTATATGTGAAGATTTCCAAG AGAGTAATTTTACTCAAGTGGACACTAATTCGAG CTGCGTTCCAGCATTTCCTCCAGTCGAACCATCTGCAAGAAACGCTTCTTGTATATTTTATGAGTATAAAGACACATTTTGCAAGGACATAATCACAAGTCTGTATGTTTATGGTAACCAAAGTACATTGGATTATGGTGAAAAGGAAACGAACACCTTTGGTGGCTACTTCAAATTGTTTGATATCTCGCCGGAGTGTAGACCTGTAATGAGAAATTTGCACTGTCGCTATCACTTTCCGGCGTGTGATGAAACATTGGACGAGCCTAAAGATCGCGGGCTATGTCGCAGCTCATGCTTGTATTTGATGCAAGATGTTTGTAAGTCAGAGATGAAGTTTCTCACTGGAGCATCAAAGGAGGCTCCAGTGTTCGACCAGAAAATGATAAATTGCTCACTATACAAGCCGGCTAATGGTGGAGATGCTCCTGAGTGCTATGGGTGGCCAGATATCCCTG GTGATGACACAAAAACCACAG ATTGTTACTATGGAGTGGGTGTTGGTTACCGTGGAAATGTGAACGTCACCCGATCTGGTCGTACATGTCAGTCTTGGAAATCCCAGTGTCCTCATCGTCACTGGCGGATCCCTAAAGACGTCGCCAAATCCAAAAATGACTCGAACCTGTGTCGTAACCCGGATAGCAGTGCCCCAGATGGACCGTGGTGTTATACCACAGACCCAAACGTCCGATGGGAATATTGCAACGTATCTCGTTGTCCTCCAAGAG AATTACCGCCACCTCCGAGACGCTTCACAGTAGAGAATGTTCAgacaagatattttattttgacttggAATGAGCCAGAAAATGCCAGCCTTTACCAAATACAAAACTACGCTGTAGAAAGGAGGACATCAAGATCGGAAAACTTTATATTAGTGAAGACAGTTCCGTACCCTGATACCCAAATGATTTTGGAGAACTTAGATCCCTCCACAGAATACACCATCAGATTATCAAGCAACAATATGTATGGAAGGTCAGAGGGTGTATTAGTAACACAGAGGACACTACCTGGCAA ATTTATTAGGAAATTGATGCTGCAAATAGTATTGCCACTGAGCTTAGCATCTTTATTTGTTGTGGTCGTTTGCATCAAGTATGGACCTATTAGAAATTCAAAGCGTGGCAAAGTGTATTCTGAG AATCAGACACCGCTTTCCACTCTTTGCCACTGGGTTGAGATTCCCAGAACAAATGTTACACTACAAGAGAAGTTGGGGGAAGGTGCCTTCGGAGAAGTGTACAAAGGAGTGGTGCGCATGGGCGGACAAGTCAGGGCATGCGCAATAAAGACTGTTAAAG AGAATGCCAGagaaagggaaaggaaagacTTAATAAACGAGCTTCAAATCATGGTCACAGTTGGTGATCATCCCAATGTCGTAAGCCTTATTGGAGCTTGCACAAAGTCTG GGTCAATTTTAGTGATTGTTCGTCTGGCTCCAAATGGCTGCTTGTTGAACCAACTGAAGAACAGAGAAAATCCATACGAAGATGATACGGAAAGACAAGTCGGTTTCACACGCGTCGACAAAGTGAGGATTGCAAGAGACGTGGCCTGTGGAATGTCTCACCTCGCCAGCAAAAAG TGTGTTCATCGAGACCTCGCGGCAAGAAACGTGCTTCTTGGCGACAGGAATGTCGCCATGGTTTCTGATTTCGGCATGTCACGTGATGTGTACGAGAGTGGTGAATACGAAACTCTTTGCCGG GGAATGTTACCAGTTCGTTGGATGGCTCTTGAGTCTCTGGAGGATTTAGTGTACAATACAAAGACAGACGT GTGGTCGTTTGGAGTTTTATTGTGGGAGATCGAATCTAGAG gtaaaatgCCGTATACCGGTCTTATAGCCAGGGAAATTGTCGAATTcttgaggaaaggaaaaaaattatcaaagccGGAAGGATGCCCGAATGAAAT TTATGATTTGATGAGGTCTTGCTGGAATCTGGATCCGGCTGAACGTCCTTCATTTGCACATCTTTTGACGCGTCTTGAGGAAGAACTTACTAAAAACAAAGCG GATGTCCAGGAGGATATTTGA
- the LOC131790903 gene encoding muscle, skeletal receptor tyrosine protein kinase isoform X3 — protein sequence MKYWTSLHVWIGDWKWSDNNTAGIQLIDVVNNFNRTEAQSKEPRKLCCMVTHDTLLECTNCSEEHAFICEDFQESNFTQVDTNSSCVPAFPPVEPSARNASCIFYEYKDTFCKDIITSLYVYGNQSTLDYGEKETNTFGGYFKLFDISPECRPVMRNLHCRYHFPACDETLDEPKDRGLCRSSCLYLMQDVCKSEMKFLTGASKEAPVFDQKMINCSLYKPANGGDAPECYGWPDIPGDDTKTTDCYYGVGVGYRGNVNVTRSGRTCQSWKSQCPHRHWRIPKDVAKSKNDSNLCRNPDSSAPDGPWCYTTDPNVRWEYCNVSRCPPRELPPPPRRFTVENVQTRYFILTWNEPENASLYQIQNYAVERRTSRSENFILVKTVPYPDTQMILENLDPSTEYTIRLSSNNMYGRSEGVLVTQRTLPGKFIRKLMLQIVLPLSLASLFVVVVCIKYGPIRNSKRGKVYSENQTPLSTLCHWVEIPRTNVTLQEKLGEGAFGEVYKGVVRMGGQVRACAIKTVKENARERERKDLINELQIMVTVGDHPNVVSLIGACTKSGSILVIVRLAPNGCLLNQLKNRENPYEDDTERQVGFTRVDKVRIARDVACGMSHLASKKCVHRDLAARNVLLGDRNVAMVSDFGMSRDVYESGEYETLCRGMLPVRWMALESLEDLVYNTKTDVWSFGVLLWEIESRGKMPYTGLIAREIVEFLRKGKKLSKPEGCPNEIYDLMRSCWNLDPAERPSFAHLLTRLEEELTKNKADVQEDI from the exons ATGAAATATTGGACGAGTCTCCATGTCTG GATTGGCGATTGGAAATGGAGTGATAACAATACGGCTGGTATACAACTTATAGACGTTGTGAACAATTTTAATCGTACAGAAGCACAGTCTAAGGAACCTAGGAAGTTATGCTGTATGGTAACCCATGATACTCTCCTGGAGTGCACTAACTGTAGTGAGGAGCACGCCTTTATATGTGAAGATTTCCAAG AGAGTAATTTTACTCAAGTGGACACTAATTCGAG CTGCGTTCCAGCATTTCCTCCAGTCGAACCATCTGCAAGAAACGCTTCTTGTATATTTTATGAGTATAAAGACACATTTTGCAAGGACATAATCACAAGTCTGTATGTTTATGGTAACCAAAGTACATTGGATTATGGTGAAAAGGAAACGAACACCTTTGGTGGCTACTTCAAATTGTTTGATATCTCGCCGGAGTGTAGACCTGTAATGAGAAATTTGCACTGTCGCTATCACTTTCCGGCGTGTGATGAAACATTGGACGAGCCTAAAGATCGCGGGCTATGTCGCAGCTCATGCTTGTATTTGATGCAAGATGTTTGTAAGTCAGAGATGAAGTTTCTCACTGGAGCATCAAAGGAGGCTCCAGTGTTCGACCAGAAAATGATAAATTGCTCACTATACAAGCCGGCTAATGGTGGAGATGCTCCTGAGTGCTATGGGTGGCCAGATATCCCTG GTGATGACACAAAAACCACAG ATTGTTACTATGGAGTGGGTGTTGGTTACCGTGGAAATGTGAACGTCACCCGATCTGGTCGTACATGTCAGTCTTGGAAATCCCAGTGTCCTCATCGTCACTGGCGGATCCCTAAAGACGTCGCCAAATCCAAAAATGACTCGAACCTGTGTCGTAACCCGGATAGCAGTGCCCCAGATGGACCGTGGTGTTATACCACAGACCCAAACGTCCGATGGGAATATTGCAACGTATCTCGTTGTCCTCCAAGAG AATTACCGCCACCTCCGAGACGCTTCACAGTAGAGAATGTTCAgacaagatattttattttgacttggAATGAGCCAGAAAATGCCAGCCTTTACCAAATACAAAACTACGCTGTAGAAAGGAGGACATCAAGATCGGAAAACTTTATATTAGTGAAGACAGTTCCGTACCCTGATACCCAAATGATTTTGGAGAACTTAGATCCCTCCACAGAATACACCATCAGATTATCAAGCAACAATATGTATGGAAGGTCAGAGGGTGTATTAGTAACACAGAGGACACTACCTGGCAA ATTTATTAGGAAATTGATGCTGCAAATAGTATTGCCACTGAGCTTAGCATCTTTATTTGTTGTGGTCGTTTGCATCAAGTATGGACCTATTAGAAATTCAAAGCGTGGCAAAGTGTATTCTGAG AATCAGACACCGCTTTCCACTCTTTGCCACTGGGTTGAGATTCCCAGAACAAATGTTACACTACAAGAGAAGTTGGGGGAAGGTGCCTTCGGAGAAGTGTACAAAGGAGTGGTGCGCATGGGCGGACAAGTCAGGGCATGCGCAATAAAGACTGTTAAAG AGAATGCCAGagaaagggaaaggaaagacTTAATAAACGAGCTTCAAATCATGGTCACAGTTGGTGATCATCCCAATGTCGTAAGCCTTATTGGAGCTTGCACAAAGTCTG GGTCAATTTTAGTGATTGTTCGTCTGGCTCCAAATGGCTGCTTGTTGAACCAACTGAAGAACAGAGAAAATCCATACGAAGATGATACGGAAAGACAAGTCGGTTTCACACGCGTCGACAAAGTGAGGATTGCAAGAGACGTGGCCTGTGGAATGTCTCACCTCGCCAGCAAAAAG TGTGTTCATCGAGACCTCGCGGCAAGAAACGTGCTTCTTGGCGACAGGAATGTCGCCATGGTTTCTGATTTCGGCATGTCACGTGATGTGTACGAGAGTGGTGAATACGAAACTCTTTGCCGG GGAATGTTACCAGTTCGTTGGATGGCTCTTGAGTCTCTGGAGGATTTAGTGTACAATACAAAGACAGACGT GTGGTCGTTTGGAGTTTTATTGTGGGAGATCGAATCTAGAG gtaaaatgCCGTATACCGGTCTTATAGCCAGGGAAATTGTCGAATTcttgaggaaaggaaaaaaattatcaaagccGGAAGGATGCCCGAATGAAAT TTATGATTTGATGAGGTCTTGCTGGAATCTGGATCCGGCTGAACGTCCTTCATTTGCACATCTTTTGACGCGTCTTGAGGAAGAACTTACTAAAAACAAAGCG GATGTCCAGGAGGATATTTGA
- the LOC131790903 gene encoding tyrosine-protein kinase transmembrane receptor Ror2 isoform X1, whose translation MAQVRAIVVLTIFNTMMAHWGRWKEGFLFFLTMIHKQTIHGASGAKTFRVHHQKRNYTDADKACKTKNQSDHLAKIRNADDLQLAKNISNTTNGMKYWTSLHVWIGDWKWSDNNTAGIQLIDVVNNFNRTEAQSKEPRKLCCMVTHDTLLECTNCSEEHAFICEDFQESNFTQVDTNSSCVPAFPPVEPSARNASCIFYEYKDTFCKDIITSLYVYGNQSTLDYGEKETNTFGGYFKLFDISPECRPVMRNLHCRYHFPACDETLDEPKDRGLCRSSCLYLMQDVCKSEMKFLTGASKEAPVFDQKMINCSLYKPANGGDAPECYGWPDIPGDDTKTTDCYYGVGVGYRGNVNVTRSGRTCQSWKSQCPHRHWRIPKDVAKSKNDSNLCRNPDSSAPDGPWCYTTDPNVRWEYCNVSRCPPRELPPPPRRFTVENVQTRYFILTWNEPENASLYQIQNYAVERRTSRSENFILVKTVPYPDTQMILENLDPSTEYTIRLSSNNMYGRSEGVLVTQRTLPGKFIRKLMLQIVLPLSLASLFVVVVCIKYGPIRNSKRGKVYSENQTPLSTLCHWVEIPRTNVTLQEKLGEGAFGEVYKGVVRMGGQVRACAIKTVKENARERERKDLINELQIMVTVGDHPNVVSLIGACTKSGSILVIVRLAPNGCLLNQLKNRENPYEDDTERQVGFTRVDKVRIARDVACGMSHLASKKCVHRDLAARNVLLGDRNVAMVSDFGMSRDVYESGEYETLCRGMLPVRWMALESLEDLVYNTKTDVWSFGVLLWEIESRGKMPYTGLIAREIVEFLRKGKKLSKPEGCPNEIYDLMRSCWNLDPAERPSFAHLLTRLEEELTKNKADVQEDI comes from the exons ATGGCTCAAGTTCGTGCCATTGTTGTTCTTACCATCTTCAACACTATGATGGCTCATTGGGGTCGGTGGAAAGAgggatttttatttttcttaaccaTGATACACAAACAGACGATACATG GCGCTTCTGGCGCAAAAACATTCAGAGTTCACCACCAAAAACGGAATTATACAGACGCAGACAAAgcatgtaaaacaaaaaaccaaagtgACCATCTCGCAAAAATTAGAAACGCTGACGACCTTCAGTTGGCTAAGAATATATCAAATACCACTAACGGCATGAAATATTGGACGAGTCTCCATGTCTG GATTGGCGATTGGAAATGGAGTGATAACAATACGGCTGGTATACAACTTATAGACGTTGTGAACAATTTTAATCGTACAGAAGCACAGTCTAAGGAACCTAGGAAGTTATGCTGTATGGTAACCCATGATACTCTCCTGGAGTGCACTAACTGTAGTGAGGAGCACGCCTTTATATGTGAAGATTTCCAAG AGAGTAATTTTACTCAAGTGGACACTAATTCGAG CTGCGTTCCAGCATTTCCTCCAGTCGAACCATCTGCAAGAAACGCTTCTTGTATATTTTATGAGTATAAAGACACATTTTGCAAGGACATAATCACAAGTCTGTATGTTTATGGTAACCAAAGTACATTGGATTATGGTGAAAAGGAAACGAACACCTTTGGTGGCTACTTCAAATTGTTTGATATCTCGCCGGAGTGTAGACCTGTAATGAGAAATTTGCACTGTCGCTATCACTTTCCGGCGTGTGATGAAACATTGGACGAGCCTAAAGATCGCGGGCTATGTCGCAGCTCATGCTTGTATTTGATGCAAGATGTTTGTAAGTCAGAGATGAAGTTTCTCACTGGAGCATCAAAGGAGGCTCCAGTGTTCGACCAGAAAATGATAAATTGCTCACTATACAAGCCGGCTAATGGTGGAGATGCTCCTGAGTGCTATGGGTGGCCAGATATCCCTG GTGATGACACAAAAACCACAG ATTGTTACTATGGAGTGGGTGTTGGTTACCGTGGAAATGTGAACGTCACCCGATCTGGTCGTACATGTCAGTCTTGGAAATCCCAGTGTCCTCATCGTCACTGGCGGATCCCTAAAGACGTCGCCAAATCCAAAAATGACTCGAACCTGTGTCGTAACCCGGATAGCAGTGCCCCAGATGGACCGTGGTGTTATACCACAGACCCAAACGTCCGATGGGAATATTGCAACGTATCTCGTTGTCCTCCAAGAG AATTACCGCCACCTCCGAGACGCTTCACAGTAGAGAATGTTCAgacaagatattttattttgacttggAATGAGCCAGAAAATGCCAGCCTTTACCAAATACAAAACTACGCTGTAGAAAGGAGGACATCAAGATCGGAAAACTTTATATTAGTGAAGACAGTTCCGTACCCTGATACCCAAATGATTTTGGAGAACTTAGATCCCTCCACAGAATACACCATCAGATTATCAAGCAACAATATGTATGGAAGGTCAGAGGGTGTATTAGTAACACAGAGGACACTACCTGGCAA ATTTATTAGGAAATTGATGCTGCAAATAGTATTGCCACTGAGCTTAGCATCTTTATTTGTTGTGGTCGTTTGCATCAAGTATGGACCTATTAGAAATTCAAAGCGTGGCAAAGTGTATTCTGAG AATCAGACACCGCTTTCCACTCTTTGCCACTGGGTTGAGATTCCCAGAACAAATGTTACACTACAAGAGAAGTTGGGGGAAGGTGCCTTCGGAGAAGTGTACAAAGGAGTGGTGCGCATGGGCGGACAAGTCAGGGCATGCGCAATAAAGACTGTTAAAG AGAATGCCAGagaaagggaaaggaaagacTTAATAAACGAGCTTCAAATCATGGTCACAGTTGGTGATCATCCCAATGTCGTAAGCCTTATTGGAGCTTGCACAAAGTCTG GGTCAATTTTAGTGATTGTTCGTCTGGCTCCAAATGGCTGCTTGTTGAACCAACTGAAGAACAGAGAAAATCCATACGAAGATGATACGGAAAGACAAGTCGGTTTCACACGCGTCGACAAAGTGAGGATTGCAAGAGACGTGGCCTGTGGAATGTCTCACCTCGCCAGCAAAAAG TGTGTTCATCGAGACCTCGCGGCAAGAAACGTGCTTCTTGGCGACAGGAATGTCGCCATGGTTTCTGATTTCGGCATGTCACGTGATGTGTACGAGAGTGGTGAATACGAAACTCTTTGCCGG GGAATGTTACCAGTTCGTTGGATGGCTCTTGAGTCTCTGGAGGATTTAGTGTACAATACAAAGACAGACGT GTGGTCGTTTGGAGTTTTATTGTGGGAGATCGAATCTAGAG gtaaaatgCCGTATACCGGTCTTATAGCCAGGGAAATTGTCGAATTcttgaggaaaggaaaaaaattatcaaagccGGAAGGATGCCCGAATGAAAT TTATGATTTGATGAGGTCTTGCTGGAATCTGGATCCGGCTGAACGTCCTTCATTTGCACATCTTTTGACGCGTCTTGAGGAAGAACTTACTAAAAACAAAGCG GATGTCCAGGAGGATATTTGA